GTCTAGGAGCGCCGGCTCTCGAGTGCCCCGGTCTTGCGCATCCAGACGCCCCAGGTCAGCGGACCGGCTTCGCGATCGGTGATCGGGTGGCCCGCGACCTTGAGGGCGAGCTTGATCTGGCCATGGTGATAACCCTCGTGCCAGATCATGTGCTGGAGGAAGAGGATCGGATGATCGTAGTGGCGATCCATCTCCTTTCCTGACTCGATCCGGCCCTTGACCGCCTCGCGCACGGCATGGGCGCTCTCGTCCAGCATCCGGGCCAGATGGTCGCGATCGAGCATCTGGACGTACTCATCGGGAATCTCCCGGGCGAACTCGGGGGCGTCCTCGGAGACGAAAGCCAGGCGCACGTAGTGCATGTGCGTGAACAGCTCGGCGACCGTTCGGCTGCCCGACATCACTCGAGTCTGGAGACCGCCGTCGGGCACGGCGCGAAGCAGGTTGACCAGGATGGCGTTGTTGCGATCCCAGGAGTCCAGCAGGTCCTCGAGCAGCGTCTCGGCGCGCGATCTTGACATCACTACCTCCCGTCGGTTGCCATGAGCACGTGATCCTACCGAGTCACGTCGAGCTCTGCAGGCGATGATTCAGGCACTGGCCGGGATCACCGGCCTGCTCGCCATCGCCTGGATCGCGAGCGAGAAGCGCAAGGCCATCCCCTGGCGGACGGTCGTCTCGGGACTCCTGCTGCAGCTGGTCCTCACCCTCCTGCTGCTCAAGATCCCCGCGTTCAAAGGCGTCTTCCAGCTCCTCAACGACGCGCTGCTCGGGCTCGAGAAGGCGACGCGAGCGGGCACGGCCTTCGTCTTCGGCTATCTCGGCGGCGGACCCGAACCCTTCGCGGTCGCGCATCCCGAGGCCAGCTTCGTGCTCGCATTTCGAGCGCTGCCCATCGTGCTGGTGCTGAGCGCGCTCTCTTCGCTGCTGTTCCACTGGCGCATCCTGCCGGCGGTGGTTCGAGGCCTCTCCTTCGTGCTCGAGCGCACCATGAGGATCGGCGGCGTGGTCGCGCTGTCGACGGCGGCGAACGTCTTCGTCGGCATGGTCGAGGCGCCGCTCCTGGTGCGCCCATGGCTGGCCCGAGTCTCGCGAGGCGAGCTCTTCGCCATCATGGTGGGCGGGATGGCGTCCATCGCGGGCACCGTGCTGTTCCTCTTCGCCGCCATCCTGCGCCCCGTGGTCCCGGACGTGGTGGCCCATCTGCTCATCGCGTCGGTTCTCTCGGCGCCGGCCTCGCTGGTGATCGCCTTCCTCATGGTGCCGCCCGAAGGCGCGCCGACCGGCGGGGAGCTGGACCTGCGATCCCAGGCCACGGGATCCATGGACGCGCTGACGCGCGGCACGCTCGA
The sequence above is a segment of the Candidatus Eisenbacteria bacterium genome. Coding sequences within it:
- a CDS encoding DinB family protein — translated: MSRSRAETLLEDLLDSWDRNNAILVNLLRAVPDGGLQTRVMSGSRTVAELFTHMHYVRLAFVSEDAPEFAREIPDEYVQMLDRDHLARMLDESAHAVREAVKGRIESGKEMDRHYDHPILFLQHMIWHEGYHHGQIKLALKVAGHPITDREAGPLTWGVWMRKTGALESRRS
- a CDS encoding nucleoside transporter C-terminal domain-containing protein produces the protein MIQALAGITGLLAIAWIASEKRKAIPWRTVVSGLLLQLVLTLLLLKIPAFKGVFQLLNDALLGLEKATRAGTAFVFGYLGGGPEPFAVAHPEASFVLAFRALPIVLVLSALSSLLFHWRILPAVVRGLSFVLERTMRIGGVVALSTAANVFVGMVEAPLLVRPWLARVSRGELFAIMVGGMASIAGTVLFLFAAILRPVVPDVVAHLLIASVLSAPASLVIAFLMVPPEGAPTGGELDLRSQATGSMDALTRGTLEGVQLLLNIVAMLLVFVALITLVNLILPIPLQRMLGWVFAPLAWLAGVPWAEAQTGGMLLGTKTVLNELVAYLDLARSAELTERSRIVLTYALCGFANLGSLGIMIGGMGTMCPERRAEITTLGMKSILGGTLATCLIAAMVGLVL